CGTATCCCTGACGCTTCCCACTGTATTGCCATCCTCTTTTTTCTCCCGGTAAACATGAATTGCCTTATTAATGATTTCGAAGGTTTCATCATAATTTCCGGCGAAAAAATGTGTGGTAGCTATATCTTCCAGCAATTGTGCTATCTGCCGGCGATTCCCCTTTTGTTCAAAAATCTTCAGGGATTCCTGATAATGGTTCAGGGCTTGAGGGTAGTTGCCGTCGTAAAACTCCTTCCTTCCCAGGTTCCGGCAGGCACTTGCGACACCTTCCAGGTCGTTAAGTTCCTCAGCAAGGCCCAGGGCTTTCAACGCATAATATTCTGATTCTGTTTTATCCTCGAATGACAGGGAGGCCGCCAGGAAATTAAGGGTCTGCACCCTTTCTTCGCCTTCCTTTCCGGGCAGCACCGACAACAGGCTGTCCACATCATACCATTCGATGTCGTTAAAGGCCTGGGCGATCGAAGAGAAAGGGAGAAGGGGAGACAGGGAGAAAAGGAGAAAGGAAGAAAGGGGGCGGATGAGATGTAATGAAAGCCGGCGGATCGATAGTTTTTTCATGGTCATCTTATTCGCTGATGTGGTCGAAAAGGTCAAGTAATTCTTCCCTTTTCCTCGATGCTACGGGAATCTTAAGCTCATTGCCCAGGATAAGGTAACCACCTTCTGCTTTCTCGAAGCGCTGTATATGCTCCAGGTTGATCAGGTAGGATTTGTGCACACGAAAAAATCCGTATTCAGTCAGCAGGTCCTGGTAAAATTTCAATGTCGTGGAGACCATCACCTTTTTACCATCCGCAAGGTAAATCATGGTGTACTTCCCATCGGATTCACAGCAGCTGATGTCATTGACCCTCAGCAGGTATATGTTATCTGCAGTTTTCAGGATGATCTTCTTTTTAGACTGATCTTCCGTGTCCAGGTTTTTGACCAGGGTATCCAGCTGGGTTTTAAGTTCCTTTACCACCTGGTGTTCCGCTTTTTCCACAGCAACTTTCAGTTCATCGGAGTCGACAGGCTTGAGCAGGTAATCCAGGGCGCTGAACTTGAAGGCCTTGATGGCATATTCGTTGTAGGCTGTCACAAAGATGACCTTGCATTCTTGCGGTTCGATCTGTTCCAGCAGGTCGAAACCAGTGCCGTCGGCCATCCTGATGTCTAGCAGAATCAGGTCGGGGTGGTGCTTCAGGATAGCCTCCACGCCGCTTATCACACTTCCGGCTTCAGCAATAACCTTCACGTTGCAGCAATGCTCTTTCAGCATCTCCCGCAGCGATTCCCTCACCGGGGGCTCATCGTCGATGATGATCGTACGGAGCATTTTAGGGGCGATATTTTTCCTAAAGATAAACATAAGTGGGGAAATTCCAAATTCCAAGCACCAAATTCCAGGCAATTTCCAAGCAAAAAGCATCAAATATAAATTGACTCAGAGATTTGATTATCAACACCAAATACTCTGTTACCTCTGTGTAACCTCTGTTATCACTGCGGTTAATAATCGCCGGCAATTAGAATTTTATTATTTTCTTAGCAACGATTTCATTCCAATATATAACATGGCAGAAATAGAGCCCCGAAGGCAGGCTCCCGGCATCCCAGGAAATCATATGTTTCCCTTTGGCAGGATATCCATCCTGTAAACCGGCTACTTTTTCTCCAGCAGCATTGAAAACATTGATATGAACAGGGGAAGGATTTTCTATTTCGTATTCGATATACACGATTGCATAAGTGGGATTTGGGAACACCTCAACCCGGAACCCGGAACCCGGAACCCGGAACTCGGGAGTTTGCAGTCCAATGATCAGATTTTCATGCCAGGCAATCCTGCTGTCATCATAGGATGCCGTCAGGAGATCTATATCGTCGTCACCGTTAATATCACCGGCATAAACTGACATGGCACCCTTGAGATCTTCAGTTATTGTAAATTCATTAAACATATTCCCACCCAGGTTTTCCATGTAAAATAACCTGCTGGGAGTAAATGAAGGATATCCCGTCCCAAAATCTGTGATCAAAATATCATCATCGCCATCCATATCTAAATCCTGTGCAAAAAATGAACTAAAATCACCCGTCACCGAAAGAGTCTGAGCTAAAAAGTTATAATTACTGATCTGGCTGCACAGTATTTGAGTCGTATTTGACGAATAAATAAAATCCATATCCCCGTCCAGGTCGAAATCTTTGGCAGTTATTGCTCCTGCATCCCCGTATACCCCTGGAAAAACAGGAAACTCACTGAAATTCTGGGTCCCGTCATTATAATTACAGTAGATGGCGTAAAGATCACCACTTTTAGCTACGAGAATATCCATATCCCCGTCGTTTTCAAGGTCAGCAGAGCAGATTCCCCGGATTTTGATGTCTGGATCGAAATTTGAAATATTATGTTCTGAAAAGTATCCGGTTCCATTATTTTCATACCATTTAAAGGAGTCCTGGTAGGAGACTAAAATATCCAAATCTTCATCCTGGTCGAGATCATCTATAAA
This sequence is a window from Lentimicrobium saccharophilum. Protein-coding genes within it:
- a CDS encoding LytR/AlgR family response regulator transcription factor, which encodes MLRTIIIDDEPPVRESLREMLKEHCCNVKVIAEAGSVISGVEAILKHHPDLILLDIRMADGTGFDLLEQIEPQECKVIFVTAYNEYAIKAFKFSALDYLLKPVDSDELKVAVEKAEHQVVKELKTQLDTLVKNLDTEDQSKKKIILKTADNIYLLRVNDISCCESDGKYTMIYLADGKKVMVSTTLKFYQDLLTEYGFFRVHKSYLINLEHIQRFEKAEGGYLILGNELKIPVASRKREELLDLFDHISE